Proteins encoded by one window of Cloeon dipterum chromosome 4, ieCloDipt1.1, whole genome shotgun sequence:
- the LOC135943668 gene encoding uncharacterized protein LOC135943668, whose protein sequence is MAKIDQINLCICIFIGICAFQYCTANGSRRYGIDVKLVNVTDCPDYGKPKPSIKAPVFSREPENLSFRDCGVWQSESSEEKAPWHVVLETSERVDCGGILISEKTILATHRCKEVYKEFKKGNRVRIYGGPCETQDDLSTCHRFQFFDKGRGSGLLNQKVLDAHLINMVGMPYLYVWNVENLNLSDSLKPVCLWNEDSSRDGELQFSKEDSYGFVGNLSGYTDTEKCFSSESLVPNLLCGVYNRLICLNKSLHSWSKKFLLIRDGGRYYVRGAEGFKGENSSRVAWLDLLLDIKTIASYSTDIAAMPAIPETKKKHDFGIKESFENCGSVNYQVQAEEMPCFSNDSAIRGHDPWHASLTLHFGSDPKYNYCGATLISQKALLTAAHCLFDELGKKLAASKVDIHLGMYDFYNAAEESRQNLRAASILIHPDYNHSSGSKRHDLALVLVGESQINVTDSVRPICLWNVDYDLEKIANSNGKLVGRALTDGQNARYLQKIDLRVTPYVECFGSNRVFFAEYMYPTENFCATDNGLSIKEGGTGLVFYNSTLRRYFLRGVLIERITSSNRSTGSYSLFTDTTNYMTWIVQNSSLD, encoded by the exons ATGGCGAAAATCGATCAAATTAATCTTTGCATCTGCATATTTATTGGCATATGCGCTTTTCAATATTGCACGGCAAATGGTTCTCGTAGGTATGGGATTGACGTAAAG CTTGTAAATGTGACAGACTGTCCAGATTACGGAAAACCTAAACCATCTATCAAAGCACCAG tgttCTCAAGAGAACCTGAAAACCTGAGTTTCCGCGATTGTGGTGTCTGGCAATCCGAAAGCAGCGAAGAAAAAGCTCCTTGGCACGTCGTATTGGAAACATCGGAAAGAGTCGATTGCGGAGGCATTCTCATCTCGGAAAAAACTATCCTCGCGACgcata GGTGCAAGGAAGTTTATAAAGAATTCAAGAAGGGCAATCGAGTCAGGATTTACGGTGGCCCATGTGAGACGCAGGATGATTTGAGCACATGCCACAGATTTCAATTCTTTGATAAAGGTAGAGGGTCAGGACTCCTCAATCAAAag GTGTTGGACGCGCATCTCATAAATATGGTTGGGATGCCATATTTGTATGTGTGGAACGTTGAGAATTTGAACTTGAGTGACAGTTTAAAACCAGTATGCCTGTGGAATGAAGACAGTTCGAGGGACGGAGAGCTCCAGTTTAGCAAAGAGGACTCCTAT GGATTTGTTGGAAATTTGAGTGGCTACACGGACACTGAAAAGTGCTTCTCCTCTGAATCACTTGTGCCAAACTTACTCTGTGGTGTATACAACCGTTTAATTTGCTTAAATAAGAGTCTACATTCATGGA GTAAAAAATTCCTACTTATCCGAGATGGAGGCCGTTATTACGTAAGGGGAGCAGAAGGTTTTAAGGGCGAAAATAGTAGTCGCGTTGCTTGGTTAGATCTACTCTTGGATATCAAAACTATTGCGTCTTATTCAACGGATATAGCAGCCATGCCAGCCATCCCGGAGACGAAAAAGAAACACg ATTTTGGTATAAAAGAGAGCTTCGAAAACTGTGGAAGCGTGAATTACCAAGTGCAAGCGGAGGAAATGCCTTGCTTCTCGAACGATTCTGCTATCAGAGGCCATGACCCTTGGCACGCGAGCCTCACCTTGCACTTTGGCTCTGATcccaaatataattattgcggAGCGACACTCATTTCACAAAAGGCACTTCTTACAG CTGCCCATTGCTTGTTTGATGAACTCGGCAAGAAACTGGCCGCCAGCAAAGTTGACATTCATCTTGGCATGTACGATTTCTACAATGCTGCAGAGGAATCGCGGCAAAATTTGAGG GCAGCATCAATTTTGATTCATCCTGACTACAATCACAGCAGCGGAAGCAAAAGGCACGACTTGGCTCTGGTGCTTGTAGGGGAAAGTCAAATCAACGTCACAGACTCGGTTCGACCCATTTGTCTTTGGAATGTCGACTACGATTTAGAAAAGATTGCAAACAGCAATGGAAAA TTGGTCGGCCGGGCGTTGACAGACGGGCAGAACGCAAGGTACCTACAGAAAATCGACCTGAGAGTAACTCCGTACGTTGAGTGTTTTGGAAGCAACCGCGTCTTTTTTGCCGAGTACATGTATCCCACAGAGAATTTCTGTGCCACAG ACAATGGCTTGAGTATCAAGGAAGGAGGAACCGGATTGGTGTTTTACAACTCGACATTGCGACGCTATTTCCTCAGAGGAGTTTTGATCGAAAGAATCACAAGCAGCAACCGCAGTACAGGCAGCTATTCACTTTTCACCGATACCACCAACTACATGACATGGATTGTACAAAATTCTAGTCTTGATTAA
- the LOC135943667 gene encoding serine-rich adhesin for platelets-like yields the protein MHVTSLAVFWILVSLIPCSDFKQSKQSRNKKGWAIRKKGSISFNAPLHRNIIKIKAVKSASAKRLHIIKCCGRRKCSQFNKSKNKKRNNSTNIEGWRNAFNAPSYKTVRIGSNKYKFPNEMATYEEAKKICEREHMAVTSFDNPDEVSQISDYLQYIGLSDDPVFASISLAGGGASAFSNWGTGSPPGGPGKCLVQQDGQFYNGSCNTKSYFACEDPQKEDPSTLGLDSLSSIADAVLNFVGGKNLIVPSDQATVPEAKTICKDQGLELMSLNSITQLDSVQDFLGDIGLSSSTLLTSMSKVTDGGSDWLGELASALIPPKDPSTDGDCLGLNSLGLVGITCDMVSNFVCQVPDPPGATTSSPKTVVGKTTTGKTTMDATPTENSSDELSSTGSDAEVTELSTEGGATSQTEQDTSESTAILTSTVSTGTSITPPRAAPTTLSYNSQQNTTASIFGTSNTQTQPGNTTQTSVSTSSTLQPTTLLATNTTRSEIQNSIYSTTTSAAATNATTTSTTSSTNTSTTLTTTTPASFTTTSTSTTTSTSTSTTTSTSTTTSTSTTTTTSTTSTTTTTTTSSTTTTTSTTTTSTTLPPVSVFQLSSQERTTILQNEAVTYDEAVKKCSEKKMKLLTLDCYNEFSEITAKTTASTEWYNVPYFIDLRFVNGYYIPSTSVITSTTPINNTAQSGECFTFKHNTLWTTPCDQQAYFICENIPTHSSVLYSFSKRYFVPLSIDLCIDEADIYCKSIDKSATHITLDIPFEIDGEPFDLLASSNQLNSRIWVKSTTSSQEWIQLNSKGQLNWQSGHPNSSMGSCQMMMNGKLHSLFCNAQLPFVCETTLSLTEHYILRTFTESYFISGYPVSNYLAEDWCKSNGRSFLSIKTAVQFQGLIYELKKDSSSIPQHSDLVLGIGLRLVNNMDWQWSDRSVAYDPSQVGWKITGFANGVDVTSTGDCAGIYLGNYTTITFPCTERKRILCN from the exons ATGCATGTAACATCATTAGCTGTTTTCTGGATTCTAGTTTCACTTATC ccATGCTCAGACTTCAAGCAATCCAAGCAGTCTAGGAATAAGAAAGGATGGG ccataagaaaaaaaggaagcaTCAGTTTTAATGCTCCACTGCACAGAAACATaatcaaaa TTAAAGCCGTTAAATCAGCGAGTGCAAAGAGGTTGCATATAATTAAGTGTTGCGGTCGCAGGAAATGCtctcaatttaataaaagcaagAACAA gaaaagaaataattcaacaaataTTGAAG GATGGCGCAACGCATTCAATG CGCCATCTTACAAAACTGTCCGAATCGGGTCTAACAAATATAAGTTTCCCAATGAAATG GCTACATATGAAGAAgccaaaaaaatttgtgaaagaGAACACATGGCGGTAACATCATTCGACAATCCAGACGAAGTATCGCAAATATCAGATTATTTGCAGTATATAG GATTATCGGATGATCCAGTTTTCGCATCAATTTCTTTGGCTGGTGGTGGAGCAAGCGCATTTTCAAATTGGGGAACTGGTAGCCCTCCTGGTGGACCAGGCAAATGTCTTGTCCAACAAGATGGgcaattttacaatggctCATGTAACACAAAAAGCTATTTTGCCTGCGAGGATCCCCAAAAAGAAGACCCATCAACTTT GGGATTGGACTCTTTAAGCTCAATCGCAGACG cggttttgaattttgttggagggaaaaatttaatcgttCCAAGTGATCAAGCAACCGTTCCCGAGGCAAAAACCATATGCAAAGATCAGGGCCTCGAACTAATGTCCCTGAATTCAATCACGCAATTGGACTCAGTGCAAGACTTTCTCGGGGACATCG GCCTATCATCGTCAACGCTCTTGACGTCAATGTCTAAAGTAACCGATGGAGGCTCAGATTGGTTAGGTGAATTAGCCTCTGCATTGATTCCACCAAAAGATCCATCCACTGACGGCGATTGTTTGGGACTCAACTCCCTTGGTCTCGTTGGAATCACGTGCGATATGGTCTCGAACTTTGTTTGCCAGGTTCCTGATCCACCAGGAGCAACAACGTCTTCTCCCAAAACGGTTGTGGGTAAAACCACGACAGGTAAAACCACAATGGATGCTACACCAACCGAAAACAGCAGTGACGA gCTTTCTTCAACTGGCTCCGACGCCGAAGTGACAGAACTATCTACTGAAGGGGGAGCAACGTCTCAAACAGAACAGGATACTTCAGAATCTAc ggCAATTTTAACTTCTACTGTATCAACTGGAACAAGCATTACTCCACCTCGAGCAGCTCCTACTACTTTGTCGTATAACAGCCAACAAAACACAACTGCTTCAATATTTGGAACATCAAATACGCAAACCCAACCGGGAAATACTACACAAACCAGTGTGTCAACTTCTAGCACTTTGCAACCAACAACCTTACTAGCGACCAATACAACAAGAAGTGAAATAcagaattcaatttattcaacaaCCACGTCAGCAGCAGCGACGAATGCAACCACGACTTCAACAACATCTTCCACGAACACTTCCACAACTTTAACAACTACAACACCTGCATCATTCACCACAACTTCAACCTCAACCACAACTTCAACTTCAACCTCAACCACAACTTCAACTTCAACCACAACTTCAACTTCAACCACAACAACAACTTCAACTACAtccacaacaacaacaaccacgaCTTCGTCAACTACTACAACAACATCAACAACCACGACGAGCACCACTCTTCCACCTGTATCtg TCTTTCAACTTTCATCACAGGAGAGAACCACCATTCTGCAAAATGAAGCA GTAACCTATGACGAAGCTGTGAAGAAATGttctgaaaagaaaatgaaactgtTAACCTTGGATTGCTATaatgaattttctgaaataacTGCAAAAACTACCGCTTCAACAG AATGGTACAACGTCCCATACTTTATTGACTTGAGATTTGTCAATGGGTACTACATTCCTTCAACAAGCGTCATTACATCCACCACACCTATAAATAACACTGCGCAAAGTGGTGAATGCTTTACATTTAAACACAATACATTGTGGACAACGCCATGTGACCAACAAGCATactttatttgtgaaaatat CCCAACACACAGTTCAG tGCTTTACTCATTTTCAAAACGATATTTCGTGCCTCTCTCGATCGac CTTTGCATTGATGAGGCCGATATCTACTGCAAATCAATTGACAAATCTGCGACTCACATCACATTAGATATTCCATTCGAGATAGATGGTGAACCATTTGATCTTCTGGCATCTTCAA atCAATTGAACTCTCGAATTTGGGTTAAATCAACTACATCAAGCCAAGAATGGATTCAATTGAACTCCAAGGGCCAGTTAAATTGGCAATCAGGTCACCCAAATTCATCAATGGGAAGCTGTCAAATGATGATGAATGGAAAATTGCATTCCCtgttttgcaatgcgcaactACCATTTGTTTGcgaaac CACGCTGAGTTTAACTGAGC attatatACTGAGAACATTCACAGAAAGCTACTTCATATCAGGATACCCA gtTAGCAATTATCTAGCTGAAGATTGGTGCAAAAGCAATGGACGTTCGTTTCTCAGCATTAAAACTGCAGTACAATTTCAAGGATTGATCTATGAGCTGAAAAAAGACTCATCATCAATCCCACAGC ATTCTGATCTTGTACTGGGAATTGGACTTCGATTGGTAAACAACATGGACTGGCAATGGTCAGACCGAAGTGTTGCATATGATCCCTCTCAAGTTGGATGGAAGATCACGGGTTTCGCGAATGGCGTGGATGTAACAAGTACTGGGGATTGTGCCGGAATTTACTTGGGGAACTACACCACAATCACTTTTCCTTGCACCGAAAGAAAGAGGATattatgcaattaa